A single window of Rickettsiella endosymbiont of Dermanyssus gallinae DNA harbors:
- the relA gene encoding GTP diphosphokinase produces MVKIKNSLYLNEDSSINLEAWLHHAAMQRNPEDFKLIRQACILSQIVGETKVTPTNVSCLQQGLTMAEILLDLHLDKETIAAALIYSGVNYAELCLETIDEHLGLAVTKLIEGVTQMDAIRISSTATPIYQTQLENTRKMLLAMVKDMRVVLIKLAERVATIRTLDNLEEEARQSYARETLDIYAPLANRLGVGQLQWELEDLALHYLEPKVYGKIARLLQERLVDREAYVQGLIAELRNVLENAHLQNFQLHGRVKHIHSIYRKMQQKKLEFEELYDLNAIRILVNTVKDCYNALSIIHGLWPPINGQFDDYIATPKSNGYRSIHTAVLGPNQKRLEIQIRTHQMHQESEHGLAAHWQYKENSQQKIGYQTKIAWLRQVLEWQKELVKQGRATVPGLTTILDDRIYVFTPNGDIVDLPKGSTPLDFAYHIHSEIGHRCRGAKINGAIVPLTYQLKTSEQVEILTTKQGAPSRDWLNPNLGYLFTARAKAKAHHWFKSQDYDQHIADGQILLDKECQRLGLVAVDQEQLAHKLHFKAKKELLAALGSGDLRITQLLNAIQTKEHLPEARMLIEPDILLGKPRSTLPEGITIAGVTDLLTQTAGCCKPVHGDPIRGFITQGRGIVLHRDDCTHLLNLESDKQDRLVNADWGKEVSQVYPVDVCVEAYDRPGLVRDVSTLIANEKINLIALTLSSNKIEPKAFMKLTIEIPSLTSLSKVLDRIKQIPNVIGVKRQVVN; encoded by the coding sequence ATGGTTAAAATAAAAAATTCTCTTTACTTAAACGAAGATAGCAGTATCAATTTAGAAGCCTGGTTACATCACGCCGCTATGCAACGTAATCCAGAAGATTTCAAGCTTATCCGCCAAGCCTGTATTTTAAGTCAAATTGTTGGCGAAACAAAAGTAACACCTACCAATGTCTCTTGCCTGCAACAAGGGTTGACCATGGCAGAAATTCTTTTGGACTTGCACCTCGATAAAGAAACCATAGCCGCTGCTTTAATCTATAGCGGTGTCAATTATGCTGAACTCTGCTTAGAAACGATTGACGAGCATTTAGGCCTAGCAGTTACTAAGCTTATCGAAGGCGTAACACAAATGGATGCCATCCGTATTTCTAGCACGGCTACACCTATTTACCAAACGCAACTAGAAAATACACGCAAAATGTTACTTGCAATGGTAAAAGACATGCGTGTTGTTTTAATTAAATTAGCCGAACGCGTAGCCACCATACGTACACTCGATAATTTAGAAGAAGAAGCAAGACAATCTTATGCCAGAGAAACGCTGGACATTTATGCGCCTCTGGCCAACCGTTTAGGTGTAGGCCAATTGCAGTGGGAACTTGAAGATCTTGCTTTACATTATTTAGAGCCCAAAGTTTATGGAAAAATAGCACGCTTATTACAGGAACGTTTAGTCGACAGAGAAGCCTATGTTCAAGGCTTAATTGCAGAATTGCGTAATGTCTTGGAAAATGCGCACTTACAAAACTTTCAACTACATGGTCGAGTCAAACATATCCATAGCATTTACCGAAAAATGCAACAGAAAAAATTAGAATTTGAAGAACTGTATGATTTAAATGCTATCCGTATTTTAGTCAACACCGTTAAAGATTGTTATAACGCCTTAAGTATTATCCATGGTCTATGGCCCCCGATTAATGGGCAGTTTGATGATTATATCGCTACGCCAAAATCAAATGGCTATCGTTCTATTCATACAGCGGTATTAGGTCCCAATCAAAAAAGACTAGAAATACAGATTCGCACGCATCAAATGCACCAAGAATCAGAACACGGCTTGGCAGCGCATTGGCAATATAAAGAAAACTCTCAACAAAAAATCGGTTATCAAACTAAAATAGCCTGGTTACGACAAGTGCTTGAATGGCAAAAAGAATTAGTCAAGCAAGGTAGAGCGACCGTGCCGGGCCTTACTACTATTCTAGATGACAGAATCTATGTCTTTACACCGAATGGCGATATTGTCGATCTACCCAAGGGCTCAACACCACTCGATTTTGCCTATCATATTCATAGCGAAATCGGACATCGTTGTCGCGGAGCAAAAATTAATGGCGCAATCGTCCCTCTAACTTATCAATTAAAAACAAGTGAACAAGTTGAAATTCTGACCACAAAGCAAGGTGCTCCAAGCCGAGATTGGCTAAATCCTAATCTTGGCTATCTATTTACAGCCCGAGCAAAAGCTAAAGCACACCATTGGTTTAAAAGCCAAGATTATGATCAACACATTGCTGACGGACAAATTTTATTAGATAAAGAATGCCAACGCCTTGGATTAGTTGCCGTCGATCAGGAACAATTAGCGCATAAACTTCATTTTAAAGCTAAAAAAGAATTATTAGCGGCATTAGGCAGTGGCGATCTACGTATTACACAACTTTTGAATGCCATACAAACCAAAGAACATCTGCCTGAAGCAAGAATGCTGATTGAACCGGATATTTTACTAGGAAAACCACGCAGCACCTTACCTGAAGGCATCACTATTGCCGGAGTCACTGATCTTTTGACTCAAACAGCAGGCTGTTGTAAACCGGTTCATGGTGATCCTATACGAGGATTCATTACTCAAGGTCGTGGTATTGTTTTACACCGCGATGATTGCACCCATTTATTAAACCTTGAATCAGATAAGCAGGACCGTTTAGTAAATGCAGACTGGGGGAAAGAAGTTAGCCAAGTCTATCCGGTAGATGTTTGTGTAGAAGCCTATGATCGACCTGGACTTGTACGTGATGTTTCGACACTAATTGCAAACGAAAAGATTAATTTGATTGCATTGACATTATCAAGTAATAAAATAGAACCTAAAGCCTTTATGAAATTAACGATTGAGATTCCCAGTTTAACATCACTGAGTAAAGTCTTAGACCGCATTAAACAGATACCGAATGTGATAGGGGTGAAGCGGCAAGTCGTCAATTAA
- the rlmD gene encoding 23S rRNA (uracil(1939)-C(5))-methyltransferase RlmD → MEKINNIAESSNTKNVPVSITGLSHEGRGIAHINGKTSFVEDALPGESVLVEIVKKHRQYDEAKTTAVLKRSSDRVTPKCIRYGICGACSLQHLSTDAQLKHKEKTLLEQLAHIAGTQPNTLLSPLQASSWGYRRRARLGVKYVVKKQAVLVGFREKNGRYLAELKGCETLAPRIAQLIMPLRQLISTLKAYQSIPQIEASLGDEDLALVFRHLAPLDNEDHTKLKVFAKEHQLQLYLQPGNESTMHCIWPEIRPKSLSYRIDLAHQPSKPLELFFEPNHFIQINAAINQSMINRAIELLSPNFSDRILDLFCGLGNFSLPLATQCQSVIGIEGSPELVACARENAMHNTISNVQFYTADLSNPISEQSWSQQRFNKLLLDPPRSGALEIIQQISSWPIERIVYVSCNSASLARDAGELIKQGYTLEQAGVMDMFPHTQHSEAICLFTR, encoded by the coding sequence ATGGAAAAAATAAATAACATCGCCGAAAGTTCAAATACAAAGAATGTACCTGTTTCTATTACAGGCCTCTCCCACGAAGGCCGTGGTATTGCCCACATCAATGGAAAAACAAGCTTTGTGGAAGACGCCTTACCCGGCGAAAGTGTGTTAGTTGAAATCGTTAAAAAACACCGTCAATACGATGAGGCAAAAACGACTGCCGTTTTAAAACGCTCTTCAGACCGTGTTACGCCAAAATGCATCCGCTATGGCATCTGTGGCGCATGTAGCCTGCAACACCTAAGTACGGATGCACAATTAAAACATAAAGAGAAAACGCTATTAGAACAACTAGCGCATATTGCAGGAACACAGCCTAATACCTTATTATCCCCTCTCCAGGCCTCAAGCTGGGGCTACCGACGCCGGGCACGCTTAGGCGTCAAATACGTCGTCAAAAAGCAAGCGGTACTCGTCGGCTTTCGAGAAAAAAATGGACGCTATCTCGCTGAATTAAAAGGTTGTGAAACCCTAGCGCCTAGAATAGCGCAGCTCATAATGCCATTACGGCAGCTTATTAGTACATTGAAAGCTTATCAGTCTATTCCACAAATTGAAGCCTCGTTAGGCGATGAAGACTTGGCATTGGTTTTTAGGCACTTAGCTCCCTTGGATAACGAAGATCACACCAAACTCAAGGTTTTTGCAAAGGAACATCAGCTACAACTTTATTTACAACCGGGCAACGAAAGTACAATGCACTGTATCTGGCCCGAAATAAGACCAAAGTCACTCAGTTATCGCATAGATTTAGCGCATCAGCCAAGCAAACCACTCGAGTTATTCTTTGAGCCTAACCATTTTATTCAAATCAATGCGGCCATCAATCAATCCATGATAAATCGCGCTATAGAGTTGCTCTCACCTAATTTCAGCGATCGGATATTGGATTTGTTTTGCGGATTAGGTAATTTTAGCTTACCTCTTGCGACACAGTGTCAATCTGTCATCGGTATAGAAGGGTCTCCAGAACTTGTAGCGTGTGCCAGAGAAAATGCCATGCATAATACGATTTCCAATGTCCAATTTTATACCGCTGATCTATCAAACCCTATCAGCGAACAAAGCTGGTCACAACAACGCTTTAATAAGCTATTATTAGATCCACCTCGTTCTGGTGCTCTTGAGATTATCCAGCAAATTTCATCTTGGCCAATAGAACGTATTGTGTATGTATCCTGTAATTCAGCAAGCCTTGCTCGTGATGCTGGTGAATTAATCAAACAAGGCTATACCCTAGAACAAGCGGGTGTCATGGATATGTTCCCACACACGCAACATAGTGAAGCGATTTGTTTATTTACTAGATAG
- the dacB gene encoding D-alanyl-D-alanine carboxypeptidase/D-alanyl-D-alanine endopeptidase codes for MNRLKLMFPKIRLVVIWSVFLLLSLLVPSTQSFAIYNEDGYQTNSPSLQASLNSIISRFKGFHVGVSIQSLSTGKVLYQYHANNGFVPASTLKLFTGIAALDYLGPHYQFKTRFLTNPAAKVIDGVLKGNLYIKFSGDPYLTLEDLKDMLDSLSDQKITKVQGNIVIDDTASDRSTWPPGRVIDDRVFCYAAPVTATIINRNCFSVSVKPNKLPHPTVVKSNSNLGIVIDNQAVTKHLRRPSYSLALKPTEAHENNHYTLRGYLSPRMGPLSFAVALQNPNLATYDIMAGLLKKYSIQYTNLVYGKTPPMAKTLAENSSPELAFLIKNMLKKSDNLIADSLLKKLGEKYFSAQGSWKTGRSAVQAILASKTDIDFRHVVLIDGSGLSRDNLVTPNAFVKLLNFAYKRLPDSALLFESLPSSGRDGTLKHRLGGPVLGRVHAKTGSMHGISSLAGYVRTSNNQILAFSILINDPIPGKNNQGGYRLLENRICEFLARTAA; via the coding sequence ATGAATAGACTAAAACTGATGTTCCCGAAAATACGTTTGGTCGTTATATGGTCGGTCTTCCTATTGCTGAGTCTTTTAGTACCCTCTACACAAAGTTTTGCTATTTATAATGAGGATGGTTATCAAACAAATTCACCAAGCCTTCAAGCAAGCTTAAACAGTATTATCAGTCGCTTCAAAGGATTCCACGTCGGTGTTTCTATTCAGTCACTCAGCACTGGAAAAGTATTATATCAATACCATGCCAATAATGGCTTTGTTCCTGCAAGCACCTTAAAATTATTTACCGGTATTGCTGCACTGGATTATTTAGGCCCGCATTATCAATTTAAGACTCGCTTTCTAACCAACCCGGCCGCTAAAGTCATCGATGGTGTTTTGAAAGGCAACCTTTATATTAAATTTAGTGGTGATCCTTATTTAACATTAGAAGATCTTAAAGATATGTTGGATAGTTTGAGTGATCAAAAAATCACAAAAGTGCAAGGAAATATTGTTATTGACGATACTGCCAGCGATCGAAGCACCTGGCCGCCCGGACGTGTTATTGACGACAGGGTATTTTGTTACGCCGCGCCGGTTACTGCAACCATTATTAATCGTAATTGCTTTAGCGTGAGTGTAAAACCAAACAAGTTACCTCACCCTACCGTCGTAAAAAGCAATAGTAATCTTGGCATCGTCATCGACAACCAAGCCGTCACCAAGCATTTAAGACGACCCAGTTACTCATTAGCTTTAAAACCTACTGAGGCGCATGAAAATAATCACTACACGTTAAGGGGTTATTTATCCCCAAGAATGGGACCTTTATCGTTCGCCGTTGCATTGCAGAATCCAAATCTTGCTACCTATGACATTATGGCGGGACTGCTAAAAAAATATTCTATTCAATATACTAATCTCGTTTACGGCAAAACGCCGCCGATGGCTAAAACCTTAGCTGAAAATAGCTCACCTGAATTGGCATTTTTAATAAAAAATATGCTAAAAAAATCTGATAATTTAATTGCAGATAGCTTATTAAAAAAATTAGGCGAAAAATATTTTTCTGCGCAAGGAAGCTGGAAGACAGGACGCAGTGCGGTTCAAGCCATTCTTGCTAGTAAAACGGATATAGATTTTAGGCACGTTGTGCTAATCGATGGTTCTGGTTTATCCAGAGATAATCTCGTTACACCCAATGCCTTTGTTAAGTTACTTAACTTTGCCTATAAAAGACTGCCGGATAGTGCTTTACTTTTTGAATCATTACCAAGCTCCGGCCGAGATGGAACACTAAAACACCGCTTAGGTGGTCCTGTATTAGGTAGAGTCCATGCAAAAACAGGCAGTATGCATGGTATTAGTAGTTTAGCCGGCTATGTCCGGACTTCAAATAATCAAATTTTAGCTTTTTCTATCTTAATTAATGATCCTATTCCTGGTAAAAACAATCAAGGAGGATACCGTTTGCTTGAAAATCGAATTTGTGAGTTCTTAGCCAGAACTGCCGCATAA
- the gltA gene encoding citrate synthase: protein MMTQLTTLTIKNLSPIELPVYKGTLGPDVIDVTQLAKSNVFSYDPGFLSTAACTSKITFIDGEKGQLLYRGYPIAQLAEKSDFIEIAYLLLYGELPSASAKEEFNKHINNHTMVHEQLRHFFNGFRRDAHPMAIMVGVVGALSAFYHESLDINNEEHRKLAALRLIAKMPTLAAMCYKYSTGLPFMYPANDLSYAENFLHMMFGVPTENKRPNPVLARALDRIFILHADHEQNASTSTVRLAGSTGANPYACISAGIAALWGPAHGGANEACLNMLHEIGDIAHIKKYIEKAKDPNDSFRLMGFGHRVYKNYDPRAKVMQETCHEVLEETGQREAPLFKIALALEKIALEDPYFIEKKLYPNVDFYSGITLSALGIPTNMFTVIFALARTVGWVSHWEEMIADPKRRIARPRQLYCGETQRDFISLENRK, encoded by the coding sequence ATTATGACCCAGCTTACGACATTGACTATCAAAAACTTATCTCCTATCGAATTACCGGTTTATAAGGGTACATTAGGGCCGGATGTTATTGATGTAACGCAGTTAGCAAAAAGTAATGTATTTTCATATGACCCCGGATTTTTATCGACGGCGGCATGTACATCAAAGATAACCTTTATCGATGGCGAGAAAGGCCAGCTACTTTACCGAGGCTATCCCATCGCACAACTGGCAGAAAAGTCTGATTTTATTGAAATTGCTTATTTACTACTTTATGGCGAGTTGCCAAGTGCATCAGCAAAAGAAGAGTTTAATAAGCATATTAATAATCATACGATGGTCCATGAACAGCTGCGCCATTTTTTTAATGGATTTCGTAGGGATGCCCACCCAATGGCTATTATGGTCGGTGTGGTAGGTGCTTTATCTGCGTTTTACCATGAGTCCTTGGATATTAACAATGAAGAGCACCGAAAGTTAGCGGCTTTGCGTTTGATTGCTAAAATGCCCACCCTGGCCGCTATGTGTTACAAATATTCTACGGGTTTACCTTTTATGTATCCCGCTAACGATCTAAGCTACGCTGAAAATTTCCTGCACATGATGTTTGGCGTACCGACTGAAAATAAACGTCCTAATCCTGTGTTAGCTCGCGCGTTAGATAGAATTTTTATTCTGCATGCTGATCATGAACAAAATGCTTCAACATCAACGGTGAGACTTGCGGGTTCAACGGGCGCTAATCCGTATGCTTGTATTTCTGCAGGGATTGCTGCGCTGTGGGGGCCTGCTCACGGTGGTGCTAATGAAGCTTGTTTAAACATGCTTCATGAAATAGGCGATATCGCGCATATCAAAAAATATATAGAAAAAGCTAAAGATCCAAACGATTCATTTCGTTTAATGGGCTTTGGGCACCGTGTCTATAAAAATTATGATCCCAGAGCCAAGGTTATGCAAGAAACTTGCCACGAAGTATTAGAAGAAACAGGTCAAAGAGAAGCGCCTTTATTTAAGATTGCGCTCGCTTTAGAAAAAATTGCTTTAGAAGACCCTTACTTTATTGAGAAGAAGCTCTATCCTAACGTTGATTTCTATTCCGGCATCACGTTAAGTGCACTAGGCATCCCAACAAATATGTTTACGGTTATTTTTGCCCTAGCACGTACGGTGGGTTGGGTTTCACATTGGGAAGAAATGATAGCCGATCCTAAACGTCGTATTGCAAGACCACGACAATTATATTGTGGCGAAACGCAGCGCGACTTTATTTCTCTTGAAAATAGAAAATAA
- the adk gene encoding adenylate kinase: protein MRIILLGSPGAGKGTQAKFITNRYHIPQISTGDMLRTAVNQGTAVGLQAKAMMDAGQLVPDAVIIALVEDRISKADCQNGFLFDGFPRTLPQAEAIRKNHIFIDFVIEIAVDDEEIVKRLSGRRIHPGSGRIYHLIYNPPRIPNKDDVTGEDLIQREDDCEETVRERLQVYRRQTKPLIDYYQDWQRRGDAGAPRFIQVNGQAEVLAVRDRIVAELGKLAS from the coding sequence ATGAGAATTATATTATTAGGTAGTCCTGGCGCAGGAAAAGGTACACAAGCGAAATTCATCACTAACCGTTATCATATTCCGCAGATTTCTACGGGCGATATGCTACGTACGGCTGTCAATCAAGGGACAGCGGTGGGTTTGCAAGCTAAGGCTATGATGGATGCGGGTCAGTTAGTGCCAGATGCGGTTATTATTGCCTTAGTTGAAGATCGAATTAGCAAAGCAGACTGCCAAAATGGTTTTTTGTTTGATGGCTTTCCCCGTACCTTACCTCAAGCTGAAGCGATCCGAAAAAATCATATTTTTATCGATTTTGTGATTGAAATTGCGGTTGATGATGAGGAAATTGTTAAACGTTTAAGTGGTCGCCGGATTCATCCAGGCTCGGGACGTATTTATCACCTTATCTATAATCCGCCTCGTATTCCCAATAAAGATGATGTAACAGGAGAGGATTTGATTCAGCGAGAAGACGACTGTGAAGAAACCGTTCGGGAACGTTTACAGGTCTATCGTAGGCAAACAAAACCATTAATCGATTATTATCAGGATTGGCAGCGTCGCGGTGATGCGGGAGCACCTCGTTTTATCCAAGTGAATGGTCAGGCAGAGGTATTAGCCGTGCGTGATCGAATAGTTGCTGAGTTAGGTAAATTAGCTTCTTAA
- a CDS encoding 3'-5' exonuclease, translating into MNIFVFDIETVPDTNSGRLLYQLENASDKEVAETMVKKRQEKTGSTSTFLPHHLQRIVAISGVLRSRDQFKVASFGDVNSSEEHLIESFFKCLEKYLPILVSWNGSGFDLPVLHYRALLHGISSPSYWNHGDDGDASFRWNNYLSRYHYRHSDLMDILASYQSRSNAPLTEIALMLGLPGKLGMDGSQVWDYFLEGKLQAIRDYCETDVLNTYLIYLRFELIRGKLTPEAYRKECEHARECIIQEKKPHFEEFVKTWKK; encoded by the coding sequence ATGAACATTTTTGTTTTTGATATTGAAACGGTTCCTGACACAAACAGCGGCCGCCTTCTTTATCAGCTGGAAAATGCTAGTGACAAAGAAGTCGCTGAAACCATGGTAAAAAAACGCCAGGAAAAAACCGGCTCTACCTCAACCTTTTTACCCCATCACCTACAGCGTATTGTGGCTATTTCGGGTGTCTTGCGCAGCCGGGATCAATTCAAAGTTGCCTCTTTTGGTGATGTAAATTCCAGCGAAGAACACCTCATCGAATCCTTTTTCAAATGCCTCGAAAAATACCTACCTATACTCGTTTCTTGGAATGGTAGTGGATTTGATCTGCCTGTTTTACATTACCGTGCACTACTACATGGCATTAGTAGCCCCAGCTATTGGAATCATGGCGACGATGGGGATGCGAGTTTCCGTTGGAATAATTATCTGAGCCGCTACCACTATCGCCACAGCGATTTGATGGATATATTAGCCAGCTACCAAAGCCGTTCAAATGCCCCCCTCACAGAAATTGCACTTATGTTAGGCTTGCCTGGCAAGCTAGGTATGGATGGATCGCAAGTATGGGATTACTTTTTAGAGGGGAAACTCCAAGCGATTCGAGATTACTGTGAAACTGACGTGCTCAACACCTATTTAATTTATCTTCGGTTTGAACTGATACGTGGGAAATTAACCCCTGAAGCCTACCGAAAAGAGTGTGAGCATGCGCGAGAATGCATTATTCAAGAAAAAAAACCTCACTTTGAAGAATTTGTAAAAACATGGAAAAAATAA
- the rluC gene encoding 23S rRNA pseudouridine(955/2504/2580) synthase RluC yields the protein MQTIQHLTVAADQVGQRLDNYLLSRLKGLPKSRLYRIIRKGEVRVNKKRVKPDYRLEIDDVIRVPPLRLSAPNEKITPNEKLAGLFEKSIIFEDKHFLAINKPSGIAVHGGSGIQLGVIETLRALRPKEKFLELVHRLDRDTSGCLLIAKKSSILKELHELLRTGGGIKKTYLALVMGHWPASLKKIDVPLHKNQLQSGERIVRVHQEGKNCLTEFHPIQSFDDVTLIEAMPITGRTHQIRVHAQYAKHPIIGDEKYGDKSANKKMRELGCKRLFLHASKLEFYLPSIEQRFQLKAELPNDLSDCLKQLKAKKA from the coding sequence GTGCAAACTATTCAACACTTAACTGTGGCTGCAGACCAGGTTGGTCAGCGCCTAGACAACTATTTACTCTCTAGACTAAAAGGGTTACCTAAAAGTCGTCTTTACCGAATTATACGGAAAGGCGAAGTGCGCGTTAATAAAAAACGCGTAAAGCCCGACTATCGCTTAGAAATAGATGATGTAATACGCGTCCCGCCCTTGCGCCTTTCTGCCCCCAATGAAAAAATCACCCCCAATGAAAAACTAGCTGGCTTATTTGAAAAATCCATTATTTTTGAAGACAAACACTTTCTGGCAATTAATAAACCGTCGGGGATAGCCGTTCATGGCGGCAGCGGAATACAGCTCGGTGTCATTGAAACGTTACGCGCCTTACGACCAAAGGAAAAATTTTTAGAATTAGTCCATCGCCTGGATCGTGATACTTCAGGTTGTTTATTAATTGCGAAAAAAAGCAGTATCTTGAAAGAACTGCATGAATTACTTAGAACCGGTGGCGGCATCAAAAAGACCTACCTGGCGTTAGTAATGGGTCATTGGCCCGCATCTTTGAAAAAAATTGATGTGCCTCTCCATAAAAATCAATTGCAATCCGGAGAGCGTATCGTACGCGTGCATCAAGAAGGAAAAAACTGTTTAACTGAATTCCATCCTATTCAATCTTTTGACGATGTAACGCTTATCGAAGCCATGCCTATTACGGGACGCACGCATCAGATTCGCGTGCATGCCCAATATGCCAAACACCCTATTATTGGCGATGAAAAATACGGTGATAAATCAGCGAATAAAAAAATGCGTGAATTAGGTTGCAAACGATTATTTCTGCATGCGAGTAAACTCGAGTTTTATCTTCCTTCAATAGAGCAACGTTTTCAATTAAAAGCAGAGTTGCCTAATGATTTAAGTGATTGCTTAAAGCAATTAAAAGCAAAAAAGGCTTAA
- the xseA gene encoding exodeoxyribonuclease VII large subunit, with protein MTINLSERKKSALSSEDVIYSISELNQMVQDLLEDAFLPLWIEGEISNFACPSSGHWYFSLKDKNAQVRCALFQGRHRYKDLQPKDGMQVLVRAKISLYPARGEFQLIVDQMELAGEGALRKAFEQLKAKLATEGLFENCHKKSLPKFPKTIGVITSETGAALRDICVILKRRFASIAIIIYPCLVQGKTAATQIAAQIQCANQRQECDVLILARGGGSLEDLWCFNEESVARAIFNSQLPLISAIGHETDFTIADFVADHRAATPSMAAQLASPDMQEYQPLLIKSMQRLINSIRHIINRYHQQLENLGKRLRHPRQRLQDNAQRLDDLTQRLTLNMKTQLEMRQQKLSGLSRTLHAVSPLASLARGYAVIKHVKTKQIIREISDVTIGDQVVAEIANGKLLCQVEDLLD; from the coding sequence ATGACAATTAACTTATCAGAAAGAAAAAAATCAGCATTAAGTTCAGAGGATGTGATCTACAGCATCTCTGAGCTCAATCAAATGGTACAAGACTTATTAGAAGATGCCTTTTTACCGCTTTGGATAGAAGGAGAAATTTCTAATTTCGCTTGCCCTAGTTCAGGACATTGGTATTTTTCCTTAAAAGATAAAAATGCCCAAGTGCGATGCGCCCTCTTTCAGGGACGCCATCGTTATAAAGATTTACAACCTAAAGATGGCATGCAAGTCCTGGTACGTGCCAAAATCAGTCTTTATCCAGCACGTGGTGAATTCCAATTAATTGTTGATCAAATGGAGCTTGCCGGTGAAGGTGCACTGCGCAAAGCCTTTGAACAATTAAAAGCTAAATTAGCCACGGAAGGTTTATTTGAAAATTGTCACAAAAAATCTCTGCCTAAATTTCCTAAAACTATCGGCGTTATTACCTCAGAAACCGGTGCGGCACTTCGAGATATCTGTGTCATCTTAAAACGACGCTTTGCTTCTATCGCTATTATTATTTATCCCTGCCTTGTTCAAGGAAAAACAGCTGCTACACAAATCGCGGCACAAATCCAGTGTGCTAACCAACGTCAAGAATGTGATGTTTTAATTTTAGCGCGTGGCGGAGGATCCTTAGAAGATCTCTGGTGTTTCAATGAAGAAAGTGTCGCCAGAGCCATTTTTAACAGTCAATTACCACTTATTAGTGCGATAGGCCATGAAACTGACTTTACTATTGCCGATTTTGTAGCCGATCATCGGGCAGCAACACCTTCCATGGCCGCTCAGTTAGCAAGTCCAGATATGCAGGAATATCAACCGCTGTTAATTAAAAGCATGCAGCGTTTAATTAACAGCATACGCCATATTATAAATCGTTATCACCAACAACTGGAAAACCTTGGCAAACGCTTACGCCACCCCCGTCAACGTTTACAAGACAACGCGCAGCGCCTAGATGATTTAACGCAACGCTTAACATTAAATATGAAAACACAATTAGAAATGCGCCAGCAAAAACTATCAGGATTATCGCGCACGCTACATGCCGTTAGTCCTCTTGCTAGCCTAGCCCGTGGTTATGCGGTGATTAAACATGTTAAAACGAAACAAATCATCCGTGAAATCAGCGATGTCACTATTGGCGATCAGGTTGTTGCCGAAATTGCTAACGGGAAGCTTTTATGTCAGGTTGAGGATCTTCTTGATTAA